From Pongo pygmaeus isolate AG05252 chromosome 22, NHGRI_mPonPyg2-v2.0_pri, whole genome shotgun sequence, one genomic window encodes:
- the B3GALT5 gene encoding beta-1,3-galactosyltransferase 5, giving the protein MAFPKMRLIYICLLVLGALCLYFSMYNLNPFKEQSFVYKKEDGNFLKLPDTDCRQTPPFLVLLVTSSHKQLAERMAIRQTWGKERTVKGKQLKTFFLLGTTSSAAEMKEVDQESQRHGDIIQKDFLDVYYNLTLKTMMGMEWVHRFCPQAAFVMKTDSDMFINVDYLTELLLKKNRTTRFFTGFLKLNELPIRQPFSKWFVSKSEYPWDRYPPFCSGTAYVFSGDVASQVYNVSESVPYIKLEDVFVGLCLERLNIRLEELHSQPTFFPEGLRFSVCLFRRIVACHFIKPRTLLDYWQALENSGEEDCLPV; this is encoded by the coding sequence ATGGCTTTCCCGAAGATGAGATTGATTTATATTTGCCTTCTGGTTCTGGGGGCTCTTTGTTTGTATTTTAGCATGTACAATCTGAATCCTTTCAAAGAACAGTCCTTTGTTTACAAGAAAGAGGACGGGAACTTCCTTAAGCTCCCAGATACAGACTGCAGACAAACACCTCCCTTCCTCGTCCTGCTGGTGACCTCATCCCACAAACAGTTGGCTGAGCGCATGGCCATCCGGCAGACGTGGGGGAAAGAGAGGACGGTGAAGGGAAAGCAGCTGAAGACATTCTTCCTCCTGGGGACTACCAGCAGTGCGGCAGAAATGAAAGAGGTGGACCAGGAGAGCCAGCGACACGGGGACATTATCCAGAAGGATTTCCTAGACGTCTATTACAATCTGACCCTAAAGACCATGATGGGTATGGAATGGGTCCATCGCTTTTGTCCTCAGGCGGCGTTTGTGATGAAAACAGACTCAGACATGTTCATCAATGTTGACTATCTGACTGAACTGCTtctgaagaaaaacagaacaaccaGGTTTTTCACTGGCTTCTTGAAACTCAATGAGCTTCCCATCAGGCAGCCATTCAGTAAGTGGTTTGTCAGTAAATCTGAATATCCGTGGGACAGGTACCCGCCCTTCTGCTCTGGCACTGCCTACGTGTTTTCCGGCGACGTGGCAAGTCAGGTGTACAATGTCTCTGAGAGCGTCCCATACATTAAACTGGAAGACGTGTTTGTGGGGCTCTGCCTCGAAAGGCTGAACATCAGATTGGAGGAGCTCCACTCCCAGCCGACCTTTTTTCCAGAGGGCTTACGCTTCTCCGTGTGCCTCTTCAGGAGGATCGTGGCCTGCCACTTCATCAAGCCTCGGACTCTCTTGGACTACTGGCAGGCTCTAGAGAATTCCGGGGAGGAAGATTGTCTGCCTGTCTGA